The proteins below come from a single Rhizobium tropici CIAT 899 genomic window:
- a CDS encoding class I SAM-dependent methyltransferase, with translation MTTKTSCADFVQFFRSWVSNPMRVAAVAPSGERLARLMTQEIGPIDGPILELGPGTGVFTRALLARGIPESALTLVEFGEEFAVRLRERFPAARVVHMDAAQLGQCGLFDDAPFGAVISGLPLLSMPPAKVAGIVGGAFETMKPGGAFYQFTYGPRCPVQKPILESLGLTAKRIGGTVRNIPPAGVYRISRQNPLELSIIGSKYRSTGENAGISA, from the coding sequence ATGACGACAAAAACCTCATGCGCTGATTTTGTGCAGTTCTTCCGCTCCTGGGTGAGCAATCCGATGCGCGTTGCGGCGGTCGCGCCCTCGGGCGAGCGGCTGGCAAGACTGATGACCCAGGAGATCGGGCCGATCGATGGCCCGATCCTTGAGCTCGGTCCAGGCACCGGCGTATTCACCCGGGCGCTGCTGGCGCGAGGCATTCCCGAGAGCGCGCTGACGCTCGTCGAGTTCGGCGAGGAGTTTGCCGTCCGCCTGCGTGAGCGTTTTCCGGCGGCGAGGGTCGTGCATATGGATGCGGCGCAGCTCGGCCAATGCGGTCTTTTCGATGACGCGCCTTTCGGCGCCGTCATTAGCGGCCTGCCGCTGCTATCCATGCCGCCCGCCAAAGTCGCGGGCATCGTCGGGGGTGCCTTCGAAACGATGAAGCCGGGAGGAGCTTTCTATCAATTCACCTACGGCCCGCGCTGTCCGGTGCAGAAACCGATCCTTGAAAGCCTCGGGCTCACTGCAAAGCGCATCGGCGGTACCGTGCGCAACATTCCGCCGGCCGGCGTCTACAGGATATCGCGGCAAAATCCTCTGGAGCTCTCGATCATCGGCTCCAAATATCGTAGCACCGGAGAGAATGCCGGAATCAGCGCCTGA
- a CDS encoding TetR family transcriptional regulator, translating to MAKKPDVDSAVKEGRRERKRRQTRERIEAAALKLFLERGFDATTIEDITEAADVSKRSFFDYFPSKEEVVAAWQDGFARELIAAVAAQPEDASIVEVIEAAVNSALQTAIADPQSLALVALIRNTPTLQARDQLKYAKLERKLADALFARSDNQEERLRLGMLAAAVVAMLRIGGERWTQSPQNASLEQFARTMFDELWAALADLGEQVQRRP from the coding sequence ATGGCGAAAAAGCCGGACGTCGATAGCGCGGTAAAGGAAGGCCGGCGCGAGCGCAAGCGCCGTCAAACCCGCGAACGCATCGAAGCCGCCGCCCTGAAGCTTTTCCTCGAGCGCGGCTTTGACGCTACCACGATCGAAGATATCACCGAGGCGGCCGATGTTTCCAAGCGCAGCTTCTTCGATTATTTCCCCAGCAAGGAAGAGGTCGTTGCCGCCTGGCAGGATGGTTTTGCCCGCGAGTTGATCGCAGCGGTCGCCGCACAGCCCGAAGATGCGTCGATCGTCGAGGTCATCGAGGCCGCCGTCAATTCCGCCCTTCAGACTGCTATCGCCGATCCGCAAAGCCTTGCTCTCGTCGCCCTGATCCGCAATACGCCGACGCTTCAAGCCCGCGATCAGCTGAAATATGCCAAGCTGGAGAGGAAGCTCGCGGACGCGCTGTTTGCCCGCAGCGATAATCAGGAGGAGCGTCTGCGCCTCGGCATGCTTGCGGCGGCGGTCGTGGCGATGCTGCGCATCGGCGGTGAGCGCTGGACGCAATCTCCGCAGAATGCTTCGCTGGAGCAGTTCGCTCGCACCATGTTCGATGAGCTTTGGGCAGCGCTTGCCGATCTCGGCGAGCAGGTACAACGGCGCCCATGA
- a CDS encoding aldo/keto reductase produces the protein MSEFDAAKSGQFKIGGDLPVHRLGFGAMRITGAGIWGEPENHDEAVRTLRRLPELGINFIDTADSYGPDVSERLIKEALHPYGHGLVVATKGGLTRTGPNVWVPVGRPEYLIQQAHKSLRNLGVDRIDLWQLHRVDSKVPAAEQFDAVKSLQSDGIIRHAGLSEVSLADIEAASKHFKVVTVQNRYNLVDRTSEDVLDYCEKHGIGFIPWFPLAAGDLAKEGSLLDTIAKKHSAAPSQIALAWVLKRSPVMLPIPGTGKVKHLEENTAAVDIVLSDEEFAALDVEGKKAFKAA, from the coding sequence ATGTCAGAATTCGACGCAGCCAAGTCCGGTCAGTTCAAGATCGGCGGTGACCTTCCCGTACATCGTCTCGGTTTCGGTGCCATGCGCATCACCGGTGCCGGTATATGGGGTGAGCCAGAGAACCATGACGAAGCTGTCCGTACGCTGAGGCGCCTGCCGGAACTCGGCATCAATTTCATCGATACGGCCGATTCCTATGGCCCGGATGTTTCCGAACGTCTTATCAAGGAGGCGCTTCATCCCTATGGCCACGGTCTTGTGGTAGCGACCAAGGGCGGTCTTACCCGAACCGGCCCGAATGTCTGGGTGCCCGTGGGTCGCCCCGAATATCTGATCCAGCAGGCGCACAAGAGCCTGCGCAATCTCGGTGTTGACCGCATCGATCTATGGCAATTGCACCGCGTCGATTCCAAGGTGCCGGCGGCCGAGCAGTTCGATGCCGTGAAGTCGCTGCAGAGCGACGGCATCATCCGCCATGCGGGCTTGAGCGAAGTCTCCCTTGCCGACATCGAGGCGGCGTCCAAGCATTTCAAGGTGGTGACGGTGCAGAACCGCTACAATCTCGTCGATCGCACCAGCGAAGACGTGCTCGACTATTGCGAAAAGCACGGCATCGGCTTCATCCCATGGTTCCCGCTGGCCGCCGGCGATCTCGCCAAGGAAGGCTCGCTGCTCGATACCATCGCGAAGAAGCACAGTGCCGCTCCGAGCCAGATCGCGCTTGCATGGGTGCTGAAGCGCAGCCCCGTGATGCTGCCGATCCCCGGAACGGGCAAGGTCAAGCATCTGGAGGAAAACACCGCCGCGGTCGATATCGTTCTGTCCGACGAGGAGTTCGCAGCATTGGACGTGGAAGGAAAAAAGGCCTTCAAGGCTGCTTGA
- a CDS encoding alpha/beta hydrolase has protein sequence MMQRMAGSDRWRKLFFRTVAVVATLSLAACGRPIGVMQPISENVPGTSRVDLLVATTRLPDKDPAILFSGERGPGLKVDAVSVSIPPEANRKVGQVQWPSRLPGDPLKNFVTTAVKPLATEADGRTWVHAELPKNKRVLIFVHGFNNRYEDAVYRFAQIVHDSHADVAPIVFTWPSRASIFDYAYDKESTNYSRDSLEELLRRVAADPAVGDITVMAHSMGSWLAVESLRQMAIRNGRVAPKINNVILASPDLDVDVFGRQFAALGKDKPHFTLFVSRDDRALSLSRRISGNIDRLGQIDPTAEPYRSELEKQGITVLDLTKLKTGDGLNHGKFAESPEVVKLIGARLIAGQTITDSDVGIGDAVGAVAMGAAQTVGSVAGAAVSAPIAIFDPRTRANYGEQWRRVGASAGNTVGSLGDSVEATGSNVGEALRQ, from the coding sequence ATGATGCAGCGCATGGCGGGTTCGGACCGATGGAGAAAGCTGTTTTTCCGAACTGTAGCTGTCGTTGCCACGTTGTCGCTCGCCGCATGCGGCCGCCCCATCGGGGTCATGCAGCCTATCAGTGAAAACGTGCCGGGCACATCCAGGGTTGACCTCCTCGTCGCGACGACACGCCTGCCGGACAAGGACCCGGCCATTCTGTTTTCGGGCGAGCGTGGGCCGGGGCTCAAGGTGGATGCCGTCAGCGTCTCTATTCCGCCAGAGGCAAATCGCAAGGTCGGCCAGGTGCAGTGGCCGAGCCGCTTGCCAGGCGATCCGCTGAAGAATTTCGTTACGACGGCCGTCAAGCCTCTGGCGACGGAAGCGGATGGGCGTACCTGGGTGCATGCGGAACTGCCGAAAAACAAGCGGGTGCTGATTTTCGTGCATGGCTTCAACAACCGCTATGAGGATGCCGTCTACCGCTTTGCGCAGATCGTTCACGATTCGCATGCCGACGTCGCACCGATCGTGTTTACCTGGCCGTCGCGCGCTAGCATTTTCGACTATGCCTATGACAAGGAGAGCACGAACTATTCCCGTGACTCGCTCGAGGAATTGCTGCGCCGCGTCGCCGCGGATCCGGCCGTCGGCGATATCACCGTCATGGCGCATTCGATGGGCAGCTGGCTCGCAGTCGAATCGCTGCGGCAGATGGCGATCCGCAACGGCCGCGTCGCGCCGAAGATCAACAATGTCATCCTGGCTTCGCCCGATCTAGACGTCGATGTCTTCGGAAGACAGTTCGCAGCACTCGGCAAGGACAAGCCGCATTTCACGCTGTTCGTCTCGCGGGACGATCGCGCGCTTTCACTCTCACGTCGCATTTCCGGCAATATCGACCGGCTCGGACAGATCGACCCGACGGCCGAGCCCTATCGCAGTGAGCTGGAAAAGCAGGGGATTACCGTGCTCGATCTCACGAAGCTCAAGACCGGCGATGGTCTCAATCACGGCAAGTTCGCCGAAAGCCCGGAAGTGGTGAAACTGATCGGTGCGCGGTTGATTGCCGGCCAGACGATCACCGATTCCGATGTCGGTATCGGCGATGCCGTCGGCGCGGTTGCCATGGGTGCGGCACAGACGGTTGGCAGCGTGGCGGGTGCAGCCGTCAGCGCTCCGATTGCCATTTTCGATCCTCGCACCCGCGCGAATTATGGCGAGCAATGGCGTCGCGTTGGCGCATCGGCCGGCAATACGGTGGGATCTCTGGGCGATAGTGTCGAGGCGACCGGCAGCAATGTCGGCGAAGCATTGCGTCAATAA
- a CDS encoding 4-hydroxyproline epimerase has translation MRWKRTIQLLDVHCEGEIGKVAIGGVPKIPGNSIAEQLHWLNTDPKGQELRRFLVLEPRGAPIGSVNLLMPAKHPEADAGFIILQPDQAHASSGSNSICVTTALLESGIVEMKEPETVVTLDTAAGLVRATATCRDGRCEKVRLTMVPSFVHELDVELDTPQWGKIKLDLCYGGIFYALVDVGQIGLKIEKANAAALVQAGMVIKEAINRAMTVVHPEIPAISGVAYVMFRDIDADGAIRTCTTMWPGRADRSPCGTGNSANLATLHARGKAKIGDVFKSRSIIGSEFEVGLQAETEVAGKPAIIPTITGRGFTFGLSQVALDPFDPMAEGFAMTDVWGPSAGDI, from the coding sequence ATGAGATGGAAGCGTACGATCCAGTTGCTGGACGTTCACTGCGAGGGTGAGATCGGCAAGGTTGCCATCGGCGGCGTGCCGAAGATCCCCGGCAACAGCATTGCCGAGCAGCTCCATTGGCTGAACACGGATCCAAAGGGCCAGGAGCTGCGCCGTTTCCTCGTGCTGGAGCCGCGCGGCGCGCCGATCGGATCGGTGAACCTGCTGATGCCGGCCAAGCATCCTGAGGCCGATGCCGGCTTCATCATTCTGCAGCCCGACCAGGCGCATGCAAGCTCCGGCTCGAACTCCATCTGCGTGACCACGGCGCTGCTGGAATCCGGTATCGTCGAGATGAAGGAGCCGGAAACCGTCGTCACGCTCGATACAGCCGCCGGCCTCGTGCGCGCCACTGCGACCTGCCGCGACGGCCGCTGCGAAAAAGTGCGGCTGACCATGGTGCCGTCCTTTGTGCATGAGCTGGACGTGGAGCTCGACACGCCGCAATGGGGTAAAATCAAGCTCGATCTCTGCTATGGCGGGATTTTCTACGCGCTCGTCGATGTCGGCCAGATCGGCTTGAAGATCGAAAAGGCCAATGCGGCCGCCCTCGTGCAGGCCGGCATGGTCATCAAGGAAGCGATCAACCGCGCGATGACCGTAGTTCATCCGGAGATCCCGGCCATCTCGGGCGTTGCCTATGTGATGTTCCGCGATATCGACGCCGATGGCGCCATCCGCACCTGCACGACCATGTGGCCCGGCCGCGCCGACCGCTCGCCCTGCGGCACCGGCAATTCCGCCAATCTCGCGACGCTGCACGCTCGCGGCAAGGCCAAGATCGGCGATGTCTTCAAGTCTCGCTCGATCATCGGTTCGGAGTTCGAAGTGGGGCTGCAGGCGGAGACCGAAGTGGCCGGCAAGCCGGCCATCATACCGACGATCACCGGCCGCGGCTTCACCTTCGGCTTGAGCCAGGTGGCGCTCGATCCCTTCGATCCGATGGCGGAGGGTTTTGCCATGACGGATGTATGGGGACCTTCGGCGGGGGATATTTGA
- a CDS encoding RbsD/FucU family protein, whose amino-acid sequence MLKGIDPLLSPELLATLRAMGHGDEIALVDGNYPGLEHGRRLIRLDGHGVIPVLDAVLSVLPIDDFVPQAIFRATVKQDRDAVDPVHAEMIECCARHVPEIKVVPLLPAEFYERVQRAHALIQTSEPRLYGNIILRKGVIYPKG is encoded by the coding sequence ATGCTGAAGGGCATTGACCCGCTATTGAGCCCGGAGCTACTGGCGACGCTGCGCGCCATGGGCCATGGCGATGAAATCGCCCTCGTAGACGGCAATTATCCCGGTCTCGAACATGGACGCCGCCTCATCCGTCTCGACGGTCACGGCGTCATCCCCGTGCTCGATGCGGTGCTGAGCGTGCTGCCGATCGACGATTTCGTGCCGCAGGCGATATTCCGGGCGACGGTCAAGCAGGATCGCGATGCCGTCGATCCCGTCCATGCGGAAATGATCGAATGCTGCGCCCGGCATGTGCCCGAGATCAAGGTCGTGCCGTTACTGCCGGCGGAATTCTACGAGCGGGTGCAGCGTGCGCATGCGCTGATCCAGACGAGCGAGCCCCGGCTCTATGGAAATATCATTCTGCGCAAGGGTGTGATTTATCCGAAGGGATAG
- a CDS encoding ROK family transcriptional regulator, which produces MSLVHDPEDTPTTPAILDPSGGANQLGVRAHNERLVLSLVRRHGALSKADIARRSGLSAQTVSVIMRELEKDGLLSRDAPVRGRVGQPSTPMRLNPDAVLSFGVKIGRRSADLVLMDFVGGIRMQLHQIYPYPLPQDIITFVAAGIKELEGRLSEEQRRKIAGMGVAAPFELWNWAEQVGAPPGAMDAWRGFDLRAEIASRVSYPVFLQNDATSACGAELVFGIGPHYPDFVYFFIGSFLGGGIVLNSSVFVGRTGTAGALGPLPVRGRNGENRQLLEIASIFVLENLLRDHGFDPRPLWYSADNWIDFGEPLEIWIQDTAKALAQAIVASASVLDFSAAVIDGGFPGWVRERVVRATIKAAAELDLQGVVMPEIIEGAVGPQARAIGGASLPIFARYLIDQNVLFKEIEHAEGH; this is translated from the coding sequence ATGTCTCTCGTACATGACCCGGAGGACACACCCACAACGCCGGCGATTCTCGACCCCTCCGGGGGCGCGAACCAGCTTGGCGTGCGCGCCCATAACGAACGGCTCGTGTTATCGCTCGTACGCCGTCACGGCGCGCTTTCGAAGGCAGATATCGCGCGGCGGAGCGGGCTTTCAGCGCAGACGGTGTCTGTCATCATGCGGGAATTGGAAAAGGACGGGCTGCTATCCCGCGACGCGCCGGTCCGCGGGCGCGTCGGTCAGCCTTCAACTCCAATGCGCCTCAATCCGGACGCCGTGCTCTCCTTTGGCGTCAAGATCGGCCGGCGCAGCGCCGACCTCGTGTTGATGGATTTCGTCGGCGGCATTCGGATGCAGCTCCATCAGATCTACCCCTACCCGCTGCCGCAGGACATCATTACCTTCGTCGCGGCCGGCATCAAGGAACTGGAAGGGCGCCTCAGCGAAGAGCAGCGCCGCAAGATCGCGGGAATGGGCGTTGCCGCACCGTTCGAGCTCTGGAATTGGGCCGAGCAGGTGGGCGCGCCGCCAGGAGCGATGGATGCCTGGCGAGGCTTCGACCTAAGAGCCGAAATCGCCTCGCGCGTGTCTTACCCGGTCTTTCTGCAAAACGACGCTACCAGCGCCTGCGGTGCGGAGCTGGTTTTCGGGATCGGCCCGCATTATCCGGATTTCGTCTATTTCTTCATCGGCTCGTTCCTCGGCGGCGGCATCGTCCTGAATTCGTCCGTCTTCGTCGGCCGGACCGGGACGGCCGGCGCACTCGGCCCCCTGCCCGTGCGCGGCCGCAACGGCGAGAATCGCCAGCTTCTCGAGATCGCCTCGATCTTCGTGTTGGAAAATCTATTGCGGGATCACGGTTTCGATCCGCGCCCTCTCTGGTATTCGGCTGATAACTGGATCGATTTCGGCGAACCGCTGGAGATCTGGATCCAGGATACGGCCAAGGCACTCGCACAGGCGATCGTCGCCTCCGCCTCCGTTCTTGATTTCAGCGCCGCCGTCATCGATGGCGGCTTTCCCGGCTGGGTGCGGGAACGCGTGGTGCGCGCAACCATCAAGGCAGCGGCGGAACTGGATCTTCAGGGCGTCGTCATGCCCGAGATCATCGAGGGTGCAGTCGGGCCGCAGGCACGCGCCATCGGCGGCGCCAGCCTGCCGATCTTCGCGCGCTACCTCATCGACCAGAACGTTCTTTTCAAGGAGATTGAGCATGCTGAAGGGCATTGA
- a CDS encoding sugar ABC transporter substrate-binding protein has protein sequence MKKSVISAAVAALALGVAFAAPAKAAGVSACLITKTDTNPFFVKMKEGATAKAKELGVTLKSYAGKIDGDSESQVAAIESCIASGAKGILITASDTKGIVSSVKKARDAGLLVIALDTPLEPADAADATFATDNLLAGKLIGEWANKTLGDKAKNAKIGFLDLTPSQPSVDVLRDQGFMIGFGIDPKDPNKIGDETDPRIVGHDVTNGNEEGGRKAMENLLQKDSSINVIHTINEPAAVGAYQALKAVGLEKQVLIVSVDGGCPGVKSVKEGVIGATSQQYPLMMAALGVEAIKKFADSGEKPKPTEGKSFFDTGVSLVTDKPVSGLKSIDTKEGTAKCWG, from the coding sequence ATGAAGAAATCCGTTATTTCCGCAGCCGTTGCCGCCCTGGCGCTCGGCGTCGCATTTGCCGCTCCGGCCAAGGCCGCCGGCGTATCCGCCTGCCTCATCACCAAGACCGATACCAATCCCTTCTTCGTCAAGATGAAGGAAGGTGCCACCGCCAAGGCCAAGGAACTCGGCGTCACGCTGAAGTCCTATGCCGGCAAGATCGACGGCGACAGCGAAAGCCAGGTTGCCGCGATCGAAAGCTGCATCGCCAGCGGCGCCAAGGGTATTCTGATCACCGCTTCCGACACGAAGGGCATTGTTTCCTCCGTCAAGAAGGCACGCGATGCCGGCCTGCTGGTCATTGCCCTCGACACGCCTCTGGAACCGGCTGACGCCGCCGACGCGACCTTCGCCACCGACAACCTTCTTGCCGGCAAGCTGATCGGCGAATGGGCCAACAAGACGCTGGGCGACAAGGCCAAGAATGCCAAGATCGGCTTCCTCGATCTCACGCCGTCGCAGCCTTCCGTCGATGTCCTGCGCGACCAGGGCTTCATGATCGGCTTCGGCATCGACCCGAAGGATCCGAACAAGATCGGCGACGAAACCGATCCGCGCATCGTTGGCCATGATGTCACCAACGGCAACGAGGAAGGTGGCCGCAAGGCCATGGAAAACCTCCTGCAGAAGGATTCCAGCATCAACGTCATCCACACGATCAACGAACCGGCTGCCGTCGGCGCCTATCAGGCCCTGAAGGCCGTCGGCTTGGAAAAGCAGGTTCTTATCGTGTCTGTTGACGGCGGTTGCCCGGGCGTCAAATCCGTCAAGGAAGGCGTGATCGGCGCTACGTCGCAGCAGTATCCGCTGATGATGGCCGCCCTCGGCGTCGAGGCGATCAAGAAGTTCGCCGATAGCGGCGAGAAGCCGAAGCCGACCGAAGGCAAGTCCTTCTTTGACACCGGCGTCTCCCTGGTCACCGACAAGCCGGTATCCGGCCTGAAGTCGATCGACACCAAGGAAGGCACGGCAAAGTGCTGGGGCTAA
- a CDS encoding ABC transporter permease, with translation MSGAQEFERVLDGSDKNVASFEQHDVSFLKRVQHFLHSTPAAVPLIVLVMAIVIFGIAIGGRFFSAYTLTLILQQIAIVGILGAAQTLVILTAGIDLSIGVIMVISSVVMGNVAVTYGLPAPVAIIAGMAAGGLCGLLNGFLVANMKLPPFIVTLGTWNIVMATNFIYSANETIRDTDVDEKAPLLHLFAISFRLGGAVLTLGVIAMVLLVLGLWYILNHTAWGRHVYAVGDDPEAAKLSGIQTKKVLLAVYGVSGLIAAFAAWVSIGRNGSVSPSSAVTDFNLQAITATVIGGISLFGGRGSILGTLFGAMIVGVVSMGLNMLGADPQWKVLLTGVLIIGAVAIDQWIRKVSA, from the coding sequence ATGTCCGGAGCACAGGAATTCGAACGTGTTCTCGACGGCAGCGACAAGAACGTCGCGTCGTTCGAGCAGCACGATGTCTCTTTTCTCAAGCGCGTGCAGCACTTTCTGCATTCGACGCCGGCCGCCGTGCCGTTGATCGTATTGGTAATGGCGATCGTGATCTTCGGCATCGCGATCGGTGGGCGGTTCTTTTCCGCCTATACGCTGACACTGATCCTGCAGCAGATCGCGATCGTCGGCATTCTCGGTGCTGCTCAGACGCTGGTCATCCTGACCGCCGGCATCGATCTGTCGATCGGCGTGATCATGGTCATTTCCTCCGTCGTCATGGGCAACGTCGCCGTCACTTACGGCCTGCCGGCGCCGGTCGCCATCATCGCCGGCATGGCCGCTGGCGGCCTCTGCGGGTTGCTCAACGGTTTCCTCGTCGCCAACATGAAGCTGCCGCCGTTCATCGTGACGCTCGGCACGTGGAACATCGTCATGGCGACGAACTTCATCTATTCCGCCAATGAAACCATCCGCGACACCGATGTCGATGAAAAGGCGCCGCTCCTGCATCTCTTCGCGATCAGCTTTCGGCTTGGCGGTGCGGTGCTGACCCTCGGCGTCATCGCCATGGTGCTGCTGGTGCTGGGCCTGTGGTATATTCTCAATCACACCGCCTGGGGCCGGCATGTCTATGCCGTCGGCGATGATCCGGAAGCGGCGAAATTGTCTGGTATCCAGACCAAGAAGGTACTGCTTGCCGTCTATGGCGTTTCGGGACTGATCGCGGCCTTTGCCGCCTGGGTTTCGATCGGCCGCAACGGCTCTGTCTCACCGTCTTCGGCAGTGACGGACTTCAATCTTCAGGCAATTACCGCAACCGTGATCGGCGGCATCTCGCTCTTCGGCGGCCGCGGCTCGATCCTCGGCACGCTCTTCGGCGCCATGATCGTCGGCGTCGTCTCCATGGGCCTCAATATGCTCGGAGCCGATCCGCAGTGGAAGGTGCTTCTGACCGGCGTGCTGATCATCGGCGCCGTCGCGATCGATCAATGGATCAGAAAGGTATCGGCATGA
- a CDS encoding ATP-binding cassette domain-containing protein: MDQKGIGMTTTGEPLLTARGLVKRYGRVTALDNADFDLYPGEILAVIGDNGAGKSSLIKAISGAVTPDEGEIKLEGKPVHFRSPMEARDAGIETVYQNLALSPALSIADNMFLGREIRKPGFLGSVFRMLDRPAMEKRARDKLSELGLMTIQNINQAVETLSGGQRQGVAVARAAAFGSKVVIMDEPTAALGVKESRKVLELILDVRARGLPIVLISHNMPHVFEVADRIHIHRLGRRLTVINPKEYTMSDAVAFMTGAKAPPVENVAA, from the coding sequence ATGGATCAGAAAGGTATCGGCATGACCACGACTGGCGAACCCCTTCTCACCGCGCGTGGCCTCGTCAAGCGCTATGGACGCGTAACCGCGCTCGACAACGCCGATTTCGATCTCTATCCCGGCGAAATCCTTGCTGTTATCGGCGACAACGGCGCCGGAAAGTCCTCGCTGATCAAAGCGATTTCCGGCGCGGTGACACCCGATGAAGGCGAGATCAAGCTGGAGGGCAAACCTGTTCATTTCAGGTCGCCGATGGAAGCGCGCGATGCCGGCATCGAAACGGTCTACCAGAACCTGGCGCTGTCGCCGGCGCTCTCGATCGCCGACAACATGTTCCTCGGTCGCGAGATCCGCAAGCCCGGTTTCCTCGGTTCCGTCTTCCGCATGCTCGACCGGCCGGCCATGGAAAAGCGCGCCCGCGACAAACTCAGCGAGCTCGGCTTGATGACGATCCAGAACATCAACCAGGCGGTGGAAACGCTCTCCGGCGGTCAGCGCCAGGGTGTGGCCGTGGCGCGCGCTGCCGCCTTCGGCTCCAAGGTCGTCATCATGGATGAGCCGACGGCAGCCCTAGGCGTTAAGGAAAGCCGCAAGGTCCTTGAACTCATCCTCGACGTGCGTGCGCGCGGCTTGCCGATCGTTCTGATCTCGCACAATATGCCGCATGTCTTCGAGGTTGCGGACCGTATCCATATCCATCGCCTTGGACGACGCCTGACCGTCATCAATCCGAAGGAATACACCATGTCCGACGCGGTTGCCTTCATGACCGGCGCCAAGGCTCCGCCGGTCGAGAATGTTGCTGCATGA
- a CDS encoding nucleoside triphosphate hydrolase, translated as MSVSLDDVAGEIIERAGNARRFLVAIAGPPGAGKSTLADNVAKALKARGESAEVLPMDGFHMDNAVLIEKGLLKRKGVPDSFDVRAFLDIVKAVRAADQEVLVPVFDRSREIAIASARIVSADHRFIVIEGNYLLFNQGKWAELEGMFDYSIMLAPPMEVLEERLWARWRGYDLDEEAARAKVYGNDLPNGRLILESRRRADVTIDIVQD; from the coding sequence ATGAGCGTCTCTCTTGACGATGTTGCCGGCGAGATCATCGAGCGCGCCGGCAACGCGAGGCGTTTCCTCGTCGCGATTGCCGGCCCGCCCGGCGCCGGCAAATCCACCCTGGCCGATAATGTCGCCAAGGCGTTGAAGGCGAGGGGCGAAAGCGCCGAAGTCCTGCCGATGGACGGCTTCCACATGGATAACGCCGTCCTCATCGAGAAGGGACTTCTGAAACGGAAGGGCGTGCCTGACAGTTTCGATGTGCGCGCCTTTCTCGATATCGTCAAGGCCGTGCGCGCTGCCGACCAGGAGGTCCTGGTTCCGGTCTTCGACCGTTCGCGAGAGATTGCCATCGCCTCGGCCCGCATCGTCTCGGCAGATCATCGCTTCATCGTCATCGAGGGCAATTATCTGCTGTTCAACCAGGGCAAATGGGCGGAGCTGGAAGGCATGTTCGATTATTCGATCATGCTCGCGCCGCCGATGGAAGTGCTGGAAGAGCGGCTTTGGGCGCGCTGGAGGGGCTACGATCTCGATGAAGAAGCCGCCCGGGCCAAAGTTTACGGCAACGATCTGCCGAACGGCCGGCTGATTCTGGAGAGCCGGCGCCGTGCGGACGTCACCATAGATATCGTGCAGGATTGA